In Biomphalaria glabrata chromosome 11, xgBioGlab47.1, whole genome shotgun sequence, the following proteins share a genomic window:
- the LOC106057647 gene encoding ankyrin repeat domain-containing protein 7-like: protein MSKRIAQNSSIIECINNDNPDKLKSLMAKCLQPVGTSPKISKIELNSYLLHAAKKNSTKCLEVCLQSGSDVNSRDERGMSAFLYAADHHNLNALQILKSFDADPSVSNNEGTTALMYVCKWQASDCLQYLINLSVDLNMKDKDGCTALKFAAQYDSYDCVLNLINAKADLNHPENVYGYSPLMHALKRDNAKIAQLLITKGANVNIVGNDGKNAISLAFQCKNYDLVESILVNCSNFKVCQENYSYMHKMIAQGNKRIIRLMLIRGFHPIDLSCKDSCFKFSFVSDELSPLCVALLSLQGDVARYFVVNRFFSPGDQTKLLDNYVRIQTMLEQQQPQSVDSLSVLEYIYRHSSVLSSSFESPQWPYSRLCLVYWKIIPLDHPFKTEPCNCTECNEGLKVASNCLTFNML, encoded by the coding sequence ATGAGCAAAAGGATTGCCCAAAACTCCAGCATTATTGAATGTATCAACAATGATAATCCTGATAAGTTGAAATCTCTGATGGCCAAATGCTTACAACCTGTGGGTACCTCTCCAAAAATTAGTAAGATTGAGTTAAATTCTTACTTGCTTCATGCTGCAAAGAAAAATTCAACAAAGTGCCTGGAAGTTTGTTTGCAAAGTGGGTCTGATGTAAACAGCAGAGATGAGCGAGGAATGTCTGCTTTTTTATATGCTGCTGACCACCATAACTTGAACGCTCTTCAAATACTTAAGAGTTTTGATGCAGATCCTAGTGTTTCGAATAATGAAGGAACCACTGCGCTCATGTATGTGTGTAAATGGCAAGCAAGTGACTGCCTACAGTATTTGATCAATCTTTCTGTTGACCTAAATATGAAAGACAAAGATGGCTGTACAGCCTTGAAGTTTGCAGCTCAATACGATAGCTATGACTGCGTGCTCAATTTGATCAATGCCAAGGCAGACCTTAACCACCCAGAAAATGTTTATGGATATTCTCCATTGATGCATGCACTTAAAAGAGATAATGCCAAAATTGCACAGCTATTAATAACCAAGGGAGCTAATGTCAATATTGTTGGGAATGATGGCAAAAATGCCATAAGTTTAgcttttcaatgtaaaaactatGATCTAGTGGAAAGCATTCTTGTTAATTGTAGCAATTTTAAAGTTTGCCAGGAAAATTATTCCTACATGCACAAAATGATTGCACAAGGTAATAAACGAATTATTCGATTAATGCTTATTCGAGGCTTTCATCCTATAGATCTGTCCTGTAAAGATAGctgttttaaattttcttttgtctCAGATGAATTGTCTCCTTTGTGTGTAGCCCTCTTATCACTTCAAGGTGATGTTGCCCGCTACTTTGTGGTCAACAGATTTTTCTCACCAGGTGACCAAACAAAGCTGCTGGATAACTATGTTAGAATTCAGACAATGCTTGAACAGCAACAGCCCCAATCAGTAGACTCATTGTCAGTTTTAGAATATATCTACAGGCATTCAAGTGTGCTTTCTTCAAGTTTTGAGTCACCACAGTGGCCTTACAGCAGATTGTGTTTAGTGTACTGGAAGATAATTCCTCTTGATCACCCTTTTAAAACAGAACCCTGCAACTGCACTGAATGTAATGAGGGACTTAAAGTTGCATCTAATTGCCTCACCTTCAATATGCTTTAA
- the LOC106068615 gene encoding speckle-type POZ protein-like: MSSSPDNSRMAVCRVPTPPPPDVSCPVADNWCYTQVKVIKFSYIWTINNFSFCREEMGEVLKSSTFSAGANDKLKWCLRVNPKGLDEESKDYLSLYLLLVSCNKSEVRAKFKFSILNAKREETKAMESQRAYRFVQGKDWGFKKFIRRDFLMDEANGLLPDDKLTIFCEVSVVGDTVNVSGQSNCTPVKVPECRLSEDLGQLFDRSLFSDVTLSVGGREFLAHKAILAARSPVFNAMFEHQMTESKQNRVDIQDVDHEVMREMLRFTYTGKAPNLDKMADDLLAAADKYALERLKVMCEEALCSNLTIESVCDILVLADLHSAEQLKTHAIDFINSHATDVMETTGWRSMIQAHPHLIAEAFRALASQQSPPLGPPRKRIKQA, from the exons ATGTCATCATCTCCTGACAATTCGAGGATGGCAGTTTGCAGAGTTCCTACACCGCCTCCTCCTGATGTCTCATGTCCTGTTGCAGACAACTGGTGTTACACACAG gtTAAAGTGATAAAGTTTTCATACATCTGGACAATCAACAACTTCAGTTTCTGTAGGGAGGAAATGGGAGAAGTTCTGAAAAGCTCGACATTTTCTGCTGGTGCCAATGACAAACTTAAATG GTGTCTACGAGTAAATCCCAAAGGTCTCGACGAGGAAAGTAAAGATTATTTATCGctatatttgttattagttTCATGCAACAAAAGTGAAGTGCGGGCAAAATTCAAATTTTCAATATTGAATGCTAAACGAGAAGAGACAAAAGCTATGG agAGTCAAAGAGCGTACAGATTTGTTCAAGGAAAAGACTggggatttaaaaaatttattcgtCGTGATTTTCTAATGGATGAAGCAAATGGATTATTACCGGATGACAAGCTCACTATTTTCTGCGAG GTCAGTGTTGTGGGTGACACAGTTAATGTTTCAGGACAGTCCAACTGTACTCCAGTCAAAGTTCCAGAATGCAGGCTCAGTGAGGACCTGGGACAGCTTTTTGATAGATCTTTATTTAGTGATGTAACGCTTAGTGTTGGAGGGAGAGAGTTCCTCGCTCACAAGGCCATCTTGGCTG CAAGGTCCCCTGTTTTTAATGCAATGTTTGAGCATCAAATGACAGAAAGCAAACAA AATCGTGTCGATATCCAAGATGTGGATCATGAAGTAATGAGAGAAATGTTAAGATTTACTTACACAGGGAAAGCACCAAACCTTGACAAGATGGCAGATGATCTTTTAGCAGCTGCAGATAAG TATGCTTTGGAAAGATTAAAAGTTATGTGTGAGGAAGCTCTATGTTCCAATCTTACAATAGAAAGTGTTTGTGACATTCTTGTGTTAGCAGATCTGCATAGTGCGGAACAGTTAAAGACACATGCCATTGACTTTATAAACAG cCATGCCACAGATGTGATGGAGACCACAGGTTGGCGGTCAATGATCCAAGCACACCCACATCTCATAGCAGAAGCTTTTAGAGCTCTAGCAAGTCAGCAGAGTCCACCGTTGGGACCTCCAAGAAAGCGAATCAAACAGGCATAA